TTATGTCGGCAACCACGGTGTCAGCGCAATAGCTCAACAAAACGTGCTACATATCCTCGCGCAAATGAGATATAAGAATGAAATTGAAAatctatgtaaatatgtacaacgCTTAGTAATATTTTGAATCCCTAGGAAGCGAGGTCTACATATTCAGCGTTAGCCAGGCTGTAAACAGAAAACTTTATTTCTCTTGAGCACAACCAACAAACTATGTCTGTGGTAATAAATGATATTATTATTAAAGAAATCACTTTAATCCACAGATTTATTGAACCCATAGTCGCTGAAGAGAAAGAACTCAGTATGCCCGAAACAGGAGAAGAGACATTCTTCTTTGGTCGCGATTCAACAACCATTATACCGCGCTTTAGCCAGAAAATGTTACGTCTATTACGTCGTTATCGCTCACGACAACGTTTCGAAATCGAACGTATGTATAATTGGGAAAGTATGGAACTACGTAAACCCGATCCGAACAAAAATCACCCCGAAGACGAACAGAAAATTTTTGATGCAGAAAGAAATCTTGGTGATTATAAATTGAAAATTGGTTATGACTATGAGCCACGCGTCAACGAAAACCTAACCTACAAATATATTGAGGTAGTGAGTGCAAGACAACAACATTTTCTCATTTTGGATCGTTTCAATAAAGATCTCTTGCAATTACGTAAACGAAAATGGGAactgtatatgtatatagaacaGGGACGTAAACGTTTGCAGcaattgcatacatatttaccaGCTTCCAAAAGAGAGTATTTGGTACCGATACGTGAGATTGATATGAATTCCGAATATCCAGAACGTAACCTAAGCGAGACTTGCAAACCTGGTTGTGGTATTGAAATTGAAGATATTATTTACTTAGAGAAGACTGTGGATGATTTGTTACCACAAGCGCGTCCAACTTTATTTAACACCAATGCCTCAGTGCGTGATAAAACGGAGCAATCATTATACAGGTCTTTGCATGTTTTCGAAATTGAAGAATTGCCTGAAATAAGCGATATACTCGAAGAAATCAAAAGTTATCCACTTTATAATGAACCAGAATTTTTCGAAAGAACAGAGGAAGGTTTTGTACCATGGTTATCGCTGGCACGCTATCAATGGCTAATCGAGTTGAGAGATGAACAAAATGGCATTGTAATGAAGGTGAAGAATTGCGTTAAAGAATTCGATAAGGATTTGGAAGATTTGATAGCAGTACGTTGTCGCTCGTTATATGAAGCTGAGTTTATGCAAACTTTTATGATAACATTGAATCAAGAGCTGAATATATTGCGTGATAGTGAAGAAATTGAAAATCAATTGCTCTCCAATGCCGACGAAGCCATGAATACGCGAAATGAAATGCAGTCTGTGATAAACTCGAAAAAACGTCAAATTGACGATAGTAAAAATAATGTCGATAAATTGAATGAACAGATATTGTCGGTGCAGCAAAACTTTATGACCACTTGTAAAGGTCATAAGTTTTTTGATTTCCTGCGACGTATATTTAAGAAGAGATGGCGACCTCCAAAACTACAAAAAGCAGAAGATGGTAAGTAAGTGAAGTAGTCACACTATATagaaattatatttatattttttggtccCAAATAGAGTCGAGGAAATAGTTAAATCACTTTCTTCTGTAACAATTTCCTTATTCTCATTATGGGGAGCTTTGCTAATtgcttaagctggagtcattggtgccgtttgtcgtatcgctgtagtcgtatccctaacgtaatcagctgtttatcgttacgacggtaaaccaaaacccaattggttggctacgatacggttacgaccttggcggcaccaataatcgattgcattgattctcataaggttggtcgaatcagctgttaaaaggttaccgatacggttaccgataaagcaccaatgtctccagctttaagttaCGGCTGTATTAAAATTGAACGGGCTCATGCACCCAAATGTGAACAATTAGCGTATTATAAAAACTGGCATACCCGGCAGATGTTATACTGTCCGAAAATTGACTTGCCGTATATGTAAAATGTGATGCACGGGCTTCGAATTCGCCGCATCTGTTGGCCTAACGTGCTTTCGTTCGGCCCCAGCCTAAAAAAACAGGTATAACTAAAAATCAAAATGCGTGGGATTATCTGGGCCGTCTATCCAGATCGGTCTACTTGGTTACCTATGTGAGTTTCCCACTTATGGAATGCAGACGACACAGGCCGTACTCGAAAAGTTCGAAACCTTGTTCAGTTTATTGCGGCCTTCAAAAACTTCTAAGCCTTTCTGCAAACATCAAAAAATGACAGATAAATCTGGAGCATAGCTGGAAGTGTCCTATCTGGACTCGGCAATTTAAACTTGGTAACAGTTTTGTCACTCCATTCATCCTAGTACTGTTCGCTCCTGAATTTGTTTCTTAATCAGTTTCTGGACTATACGCTCTCCAATAGGGCTTTCTAAACCTTACTCTTCCGCTTGAACTCGAATTATTGCATAcacatttttgatttatttatatGTAGATCCCCAACACATCTCTATTTTCTTCTCACCTCTAGCTTTTCAAAACCTTcgccaagtaaaaaaaaaattgccctgagctcgattcgaaccagctatcttacaaatcaataggccgaagaaacaaaaacaaaattcttgAAAACATTTCTTTCACCTGCTTTCTAAGAAGTCCCAGATCCTTATCCGAAATTTATGCATATTCAAAGATGCAATTGGATTCCTCCAGGTCCCCTAAAGTGGCAACAGCTTTGGCATGTCCAAGCTTTATTTTTACGTAGTTATTTCTGAAATTTGGTCTATTCTGTTGCTCTAGGGTTTTTAAGGGTTctatattcaaaaaattaaagctctcagtgaaaacccatctgccttgcagatgccgttcggagtcggcataaaacatgtaggtcccgtccggccaatttgcagggaaaatcaagaggagcacgacgcaaattggaagaggagcacgacgcaaattggaagagaagctcggccttagatctcttcggaggttatcgcgccttacatttatttttttattttttatattcaaaaacTACGTCCCAAGGAAAGCCCTTCATAAAGCTCTATTCAAGCTTTTTTATCGAAATCCATGGTCCCCTCAAATCCGTCTTCTTAGAGTCCTCCGAATCTTCTTCGAGTGATGATTCATCCAGCGAAGACGAGGATGCTGATGCAAAAAGTATTGATTCCACTGATATGACAACAATACGCTTGGACGAAAGTCATTGCCCGACTGGACTGGAACGTAATACCTATGATCTGGCTTTTCAATTGCACTCCGAACGTCATGTTCTAGAAAAATTAGTATTGGAGGCACAAAGAGGTATTGAACAGCGAAGGGCAGATGTGGCTGAACtacaaaagaaaatgaaataccatgaAGAGATTTATGCACAAGAAAAAGAGACCTTGTTGGTGTTTCGTGTAAGTCTCATTAGATCTTTTGACACCTCAGTAGCAAAGCTCTGATAAAAAAATGGATACATCTCTTTCTCGCTCATCATTTCCGTCTCATCCACAGCGCAAACGTCAACAAGAGTTAAACAAAATTAACATCTCCGTCGTACTATCATTGGAGCAATTGCAACATTTTAAGGGCGATGAAGACTACTTGGATTTAAGTCGTGCCATTCTTTTCGATGCCAATCGATTGGATTCGTTAAACGATCGTGTTGCGCAACTAAACGATGAAACGCTAGAAACTCGGCGTCTCCACCGTATCAATGTGGTGCATTTACGTCGCATGAATGCGGACATAGCATTTATGCGTAGTGAGATCACAAGATTAGAGGGTGCCACCAAGCAAGATATGATTAAAAAATTTGGCGTGGTTGTAAATTTGGATGAATTAGAAGAAGTCCTGCGTCGGTATGTCTTCAATTTGGAAACATCGGCCGAAGAGGAGCTTAAACTGATCGATAAAGAAATAAAGGGAAAGAAGGTAAAAATTGTTAAATCTTTGATCATAATTTGCTCTCGGAATTGTATTTGAAACCTACAACTTAAAGGAAAGCGAAGAGGTATATATCGAGAGACGGGAGACTTCGGGTGAGTGGGAGACGTAATGAGAGAGGACGGTGGAGGCAAAGTGAGTAATAGAAGGAAGAGGAGTGAAACCAGAATAGGGAAAGGGAGGAGTAATAAGACAAGGATAGCAATGCGAAAAGACAGAGGGAAAAGGAGATGACTTAGAAGAGAGAAACGGAGAGAAAGCACATGGGGGAGACACAATGGCAGAGGGATAGACCATGAGTAAGAACAAACGGGAAGAATAGAATTGGATAAATGGAGAAGTGGCTGTCTATACACTGATACTAGTTGCcggaaaaatatttcttttttattgaCTAGGAAAGGTGGGATACGGGTTACATCGCCCTCCGACCGGAAAAAGGGCAATTTGATGCCGACATTTCGTTTCCATGTAAAACAGCATCAAACGGGACGAGGAAGTGGACAAAGAAAGCGAGAAGAAGAAATAAAGGGCAAAATATAGAGCAACGACTGCGATAGGTAATAGAGCCAGAGAAACAGAGCTAGAGGGAGGCCAGAGGAATAAAGAGAGATGTGGGGCTAGAGTGAGgtaaaagaagaaagaaaaaaatttaaaacctagGACAGAAACAAATGCTGCTTTTAAGTCCGATTCCGACAGCAATCAGATTTGTAACACCCACGAATATTATCCTTTAGTTGGAACTGGCTCGCTTGGAAGAAGAATTGATACTTGAAACGAAACAAAGCGCagaaaaattcaatattttaacagtcttaaatgagGAACGCAACTTTTTACTAAGAATTTTAAAAGCTCAAGAAGCCAACTTTGAAAAGTGGATGCAGCCACATAAAGTGAATTTCGATCGTGATGTGGAGAAGCTAACACAAATACACAAAGAACAAAAACAAGCAATTGAGGTAAGGAACAACTCCAAGACTTCCCAGGCTTACGAAAAATTTTCTCTCTTCTTCCTCAACTTCATCGTCGACAAAATTATCATTTTTATCATACTTACTGCCCAATAAGACGGGTTGCTAAATTCTTAGTCTTTCGAATGTTCCGACTAGCACTGCTTTGTTGTTGAGCGCTCCATTTATATCCAGAGCGCAAAACACAACCTCACCATGGTCAGTTGATCCAAACCAGAATCACGCGATCTTCTCCTGTTATACGCCCTTGATATATCATAGTCTATAATTTTCCCAATTACTTTCAGACCGAAGAGGTCTAAAATGGTTGGTCGAAAGGACTTCGCCACTGAGTAGTCCTAGTCCCAGACTTAAGCGTAAGCATAGGATATTCGACATTGATCCCTGCCATTAAGGTTGCGCTAAATTGTTCATAGCCGTGAGGAACTCTTTCAAGAATTTATATGAGCTTGCTTTAAAATGCTCTAGTGGGGATATGTACATGTGACggtatgtgttgttgttgtagcgatacggttgctccccgaatgcttgggggagtgttatcgatgtgatggtcctttgccggacacatatccggtacgctccggtaacacgcaccattaaggtgctagccagaccatctcgcgaacgatttatatggccacattaaaccttcaggccatccctccctccccatccccaagttccataaggagcttggggtcgccagagcctcgtctgaatgaaacaggattcgccgcggataggtgaggttgaaaattgagtttggagaagctgaatattgcgctggcaacctgaagggttgcgctacacagcccatttaatctagtattttagtcgcctcttacgacaggcataccgcgggcatattctgaccacctaacccgctggATTAAAATGAGTAAGAATATTGACAGTTGTCAAAACATTTGACGGTATGTGTCGGGGGTATATCATCCCTTTTCCTTGTTATGAGGGAGTAGCTTGGCTGCTTTGGGTCCTCCCGCACTTCAGGAGCTGGCAGCGGTGCCTTCGTTATCCTTAAGTGGTAGAGGAGAGAGTGCGCCCCATGTCTCCTGAACTGTGAAGAATCCTTTGCTGTTGGTAGACAATTCTGGGTTTTTCCTGTTGGACGTCACTTGCAGTACCGCTGCCTCGTTGCTTAGTGGGTCTTGTGTTATTGGACATTTTACGAGTTCGATCTCTAAGAGATAATATTAGAGTCGACCGCATAAAGCGAGTGCTTGGTTTCGTTCGAAACCTCTTCTTCGGCCTTTCCTCCCAACATGACAGCGGTTTTCTTGTCTTGTCCCTTGTACCCTCTCACAGTATCTTACTACAGAATAACTTTCTTTTTTCTTACCTCCaccttcgttgttgttgttgttgttgttgtagcgattagttactccccgaaggctttggggagtgttatcgatgtgatggtcctttgtcggatacagatccgatacgctccgttaacacagcaccattaaggtgctggcccgaccatctcgggaacgatttatatggccacattaaaccttcaggccatccctccctccccatccccaagttccatgaggagtttggggtcgccagagcctcgtctgttagtgaaacgggattcgccgctcgaaggtgaggttgacaattgggttggagaagctatatattgcgctacacaaccccttgaatccccctcCACCTTCGTCGTGCTGCGCAGTGCTTGGAACGTGAAATTTGTACATTTCGTATGAAATCCAAACCGTTACAACTCTTTCATGACGTCGTCAAACAGGATATTATCGATAAGGCGCTAACCGAAGAAGATCCCGACATAAGAAGTTCTCAAGTATTAGCACCCGAAGCATTCCTACAACGTGGCGAACCAGATCAATTTAGCATAGAGcgcataaaaaaaattgtacaaaaatatttcgcAAAATAGTTCCAACGACACACAACTACGGATAATATACGCAAACATGCCAAGAAAGTCACTCGTTATATGGCACAAGCCGCCTACACTTTCGAAGGTAGAATAACCGAACGCATTTTGGACTGTATAACAAAGGGTTTAGAGACAATGATGCCCAAAAAATATCTCATCCATATGTCGAAAGATGATCTATCGCGAATGTTTGATGATGTACTCAATGCGTATGACTTCCAAACGTCCGAAGTGAGTACAGAAGAGCTGTTAACTGGTATATATCAGCAAGTTGTTGTAACACGTGATCGGACCACAGGTCTGTTGAATCCTACACAATTTTTGATGTTACGTTTATTTGAACAATTGATTGAGTTGTTGCCATTGGATGAATTTAAAAGTGAAAAGACTACTACTACTCATGCAATTGCTCGGCGAAGATCCGAAAATAGATCCTCGTTGTATAAATGTTGATGATCTGGCAGAGAAGACGGTAAAATATGCACGTGAGAATTTACTCGATAGTATAACTGGGATGCCAATTCGACGTTTAGCTGAGAATTTGTATACGGAATTGAAAACGCTAAAATCGACTGCGATTTCATTAAAATGCACATTGGAGCCGGTACAGAAAAGTACGGCTTTGAAGAAgattacaaaaatttaataagcTACCATATAGCATTTGAATTATTAGGTCTATTCACGCCGCCATCATTATCAGTAAATTTGTTTAGAAATTATATCAGAagagtgtattttgtttttgtcagaGTTCCTTCCGACCACTTTTGTTGGTTAAAAAGTACTCACACTACCGCCGTAAAATTACCTCCTCATTTGCTTCcaagtgatttattaaaaacacaaTCAGCcgaattctaaacaaaaattccgtgcgagtttttcccttctcccattcctcgtattctaaataaaaattccgtgtgagttttttcacttctccctttcctcctattctgaacaatgttcgaaaaagcggaaaacggttatgggagaaaagtcgGTATTATGATTGTaagtgagagggagatttttcttcattttaaaagaaattgttcACTTGATAAGCTGAAAAGAACGCTtcctaaaaatgtaagtaaattgtattttttgcaTTGAGAATTACTTATTCTATTAGATATGTAATAACTACAATAATATTCTATTATATTACTCTTGATTTCAGGTCCAAAAGTACAAATAAGCAACAGAGTGAGCTGTTAGTCGATTTGTTGCAAAGTCATCCGGCAATTGCGCAAAGTTGTTTTAAAGGAGGCAAAGAAGCCTTACATAGATTTTGGtgtaaagctgaggaagagctgaACTCATCAGGGCCACCAACAAAATGCATTGCAGAATGGAAAAAGGTGCTTCTATTCATGAAAAAGTTGTATACATAGACTGAAACTTCTGTGTTCTAGGTGTGggctgatcaaaaaaaaaaaaatacgtgcgTCAAAAAGCAGCGAACAACCATAAGAGTTCCAGAGGCGGTGGCTCAAATACCGAATACAAGTTTTCCGCAACAGAAAGGGCAATATTTGAGTTGATCGGTATGTAGGAATCCgtggagggagtgggaattaAATGTGGACTGCCATCTAGGAAGAAGATATTGCAGCAAATAGATGGAAACAGTCAAATTGAAGATGGAAGTATAGTTAGGGAAAGTTGTGTTATGGACGACATTGTCCAGGTGAATGAGTGTGGGTTAGCCTACGGATTTGATGTACTGAGTGAGGCTGTGCTAGAGATTGATTGTGAGGTATTGCATGAGGACCAAGTTAATAGTGTTTGTGTGAATGAGAGCCCCTCAAATGCTTTGATTGAAAGGCCCACTTCCTCAAAAAGAGTGCCATCAAAGAGATCTTTTTTTCCCCTGACATTCTGCAAGAAGAATTGTCAATTGAACGCGAGCTCTGAGATACCATAAAAGGTGCAGTGTCAGATTCCACGGACcaaaaagaaaatgttaaaaaaatatatagggcgatggacaaaatatatgaaataaataaaaagcattataagcaaatgcaaaaattaaaaagagaggaaataGATGAATTGAAAAGGCATAATTTAGCAATGGAAAGCCTTATGCTCCGCCAAATAGAAAAATTATAGGAAAATACTTAGTCGCATGACACATGACTTTTTTGTATAGTCCTTTTTAATACCTACTTAAATATAAGActagttaatttttttaatttgaactattttttattttatctcattactagcctttacccgcggccccgtccgcaaggagaaaataaaatatatgtgctattcacgttagcctgcttatcaacttatctgtttaaaaattatttttgtctaatgtattttatttttgtagtttagtaaaaaaaaaagaactaagtgagaagataagctgaaagacATGCTttcgtgaatagtacaatacagttttctcgaattaaaaaaaaaatacatttagaacaaaggagtgaaattacaattagctaaaaccaaagagaattttttacaTGATAATAGTGTTGCTTTTGGGGTATTtaattggttaaaatattacaaaaagtgtaattatagttataacagttcgttacacgattcatttaaaaaactccaaaatagaacgaaaaagctctgttagattgaagataaaacataccgaattttaattacgaataataagcagcaaatccacggccataaaagctcataatttaaaaaggcatgtgtgctgaactatcggttgcgaagagacctaaaatgatcctggaagggtcccaagatgatactaaaatttccaaacagatcccgaaaatcatttagaaattaaccaggaggggtcccaaaatgattcgaaatagtcccgaaaaattcctgaaatgaccctgacgggatcccgaaaaccatccagaattgatctctgaagggtccgcaaatgattccgaaataagttccgaaaaaactccgacatAATCCCggaaatcatacagaaattaccccgcaagggtcccaaaatgatcccgaaataatccagaaaaaagtcccgaaataactccgacggtatcccggacagatcccgaaaatc
The DNA window shown above is from Eurosta solidaginis isolate ZX-2024a chromosome 2, ASM4086904v1, whole genome shotgun sequence and carries:
- the LOC137241878 gene encoding LOW QUALITY PROTEIN: cilia- and flagella-associated protein 44-like (The sequence of the model RefSeq protein was modified relative to this genomic sequence to represent the inferred CDS: inserted 2 bases in 1 codon; substituted 1 base at 1 genomic stop codon); this encodes MSEGEANYEDSETGTIKEIEPTFGPDILKLRHSFGYDCKRFFNLVLIDEKTLVFASGDFLHYFNIPTRTVTFRKTHFGGGIGFITRNEHPDFTGLLTVAENGPTPTIFIYEYPSHRIRIKLEKAAKTCFTCGSYNSTGDLFASQAGYPDFMLTIWRWQDGHVVLRSKSFQNNVLHVHFSNYNPILLSSCGLSHIKFWKMANTFTGLKLKGDLGRFGKTDFSDIYAIYMLSDENVISGCEWGNMLLWEAGLIKFEITRKGRKPCHTKPITRITMEEGEVMTVGMDGYVRIWYWETVDLADPPDEDRFVEIELIYEFKVGDCEIRCLQKIKPFDNTDYGYYAQDGNGGIWYCDLNTRDVPNKPNKLYTCHGGKVIAAQTSPVSTHLITLGEDGKIFLYDYVKNTLLLEKRFISRGSDLLWFTTKISSTGMDLVVGFEDGILRQLVLDVRDEKKVELHLVRAIKGHISAITKLTVNPKQTCLVVSSVDKSIFVYNIKDKDNNMILLKPMGFIVLNAVVSCVNWKNDEHSTILMGCKTGEVIEYQIPARVFDEQIYLSYNITDKNKMKTTRFVSVKSRIRRDQRREQIKRRKEKKKQRKIAEIEKLKAANPGLQIDLETALADSEPDEEEEPLHIPAVPNPVLWLRYTRDGTIWTSMGGFDAGYIYELVFGYAEPYRCTVIADGDDCEVHSYLTIEDYLIFGLVDGKLRINRTNPNDFTDLREFRLFPMHDSFNGIITRILSSFDGQYIFSFGHDGNIFCYNWFGPKVVSGCPLDVAMYSNLKDFHAEDIDDPEYPSLEQEKIYAELKRKEEAAAAHDRKVLGQIGELQLKFDEIKSDMQSLDEELKIPIRNLLLDERITKQIKDELQAELDDVRDDLAYDLEVAEVGKTKLYNHFLKKLDHIPITVSSIGGKEIKMSSFRTERLGEEFQKIKDEIEERLKLEAAKRRFIEPIVAEEKELSMPETGEETFFFGRDSTTIIPRFSQKMLRLLRRYRSRQRFEIERMYNWESMELRKPDPNKNHPEDEQKIFDAERNLGDYKLKIGYDYEPRVNENLTYKYIEVVSARQQHFLILDRFNKDLLQLRKRKWELYMYIEQGRKRLQQLHTYLPASKREYLVPIREIDMNSEYPERNLSETCKPGCGIEIEDIIYLEKTVDDLLPQARPTLFNTNASVRDKTEQSLYRSLHVFEIEELPEISDILEEIKSYPLYNEPEFFERTEEGFVPWLSLARYQWLIELRDEQNGIVMKVKNCVKEFDKDLEDLIAVRCRSLYEAEFMQTFMITLNQELNILRDSEEIENQLLSNADEAMNTRNEMQSVINSKKRQIDDSKNNVDKLNEQILSVQQNFMTTCKGHKFFDFLRRIFKKRWRPPKLQKAEDESSESSSSDDSSSEDEDADAKSIDSTDMTTIRLDESHCPTGLERNTYDLAFQLHSERHVLEKLVLEAQRGIEQRRADVAELQKKMKYHEEIYAQEKETLLVFRRKRQQELNKINISVVLSLEQLQHFKGDEDYLDLSRAILFDANRLDSLNDRVAQLNDETLETRRLHRINVVHLRRMNADIAFMRSEITRLEGATKQDMIKKFGVVVNLDELEEVLRRYVFNLETSAEEELKLIDKEIKGKKLELARLEEELILETKQSAEKFNILTVLNEERNFLLRILKAQEANFEKWMQPHKVNFDRDVEKLTQIHKEQKQAIECLEREICTFRMKSKPLQLFHDVVKQDIIDKALTEEDPDIRSSQVLAPEAFLQRGEPDQFSIERIKKIVQKYFAKXFQRHTTTDNIRKHAKKVTRYMAQAAYTFEGRITERILDCITKGLETMMPKKYLIHMSKDDLSRMFDDVLNAYDFQTSEVSTEELLTGIYQQVVVTRDRTTGLLNPTQFLMLRLFEQLIELLPLDEFKSEKTTXLLMQLLGEDPKIDPRCINVDDLAEKTVKYARENLLDSITGMPIRRLAENLYTELKTLKSTAISLKCTLEPVYSRRHHYQSKSTNKQQSELLVDLLQSHPAIAQSCFKGGKEALHRFWCKAEEELNSSGPPTKCIAEWKKVLLFMKKLYT